Below is a window of Cellulosimicrobium protaetiae DNA.
TCGGTGAAGGTGGGGTGTCACAGGCCGGGGCAGCGGGTCACCTTCCAAGGGTGTGACGGTGATGACCACATGCTCGAAGGGGCCCTCGGGCCGTAGCCACCTGCGCGACACGCCGCGCCGACGAGCATTTCGGATTCGGAATCACACCTCTGGTAGAACGTCCCCATGGCAGCACGGACGAAGCCCGGACGGAAGAAGCTCGGCGAGCGCTCAGCGCACACCCTTCGCCTGCCCCGCGACCACATGGAGTACTACGCCGCGGAGGCAGCTCGACTCGGCTACGACAACCTCAACGCCTACCTCGTCGCCGAGCTCGCTCGACCCCACAAGCTCGACGTCCCGTACTGGGCTCAACAGCCGAGCGACCAGGAGGGACAGCAGCAACTTCAACTGCCGCTCGGGGCTGCGTAACGGCCCCAGAAATGCGGAAAGCACCCCACTTGCTTGGCGGCTGAGGGGTGCTATCCGACTGGAGATTGTGGAAGGCCCGCTTTGCGGATCGTCCACACCTGTTAGGGGATCCGTTCGAATCCCTCCTACTAAGGATGCATCCATGGTAACGCGGAAGTCCGGCCCTTGGCGTAGGGCATGCGCCACGGCGTGGCGTACCGCTGCCTCCTCGACGTCGAGGGGGGCTGCGGCGCGTGGCTGAAGCGACCCTGGGCATGGGCTTCCCTGCCGGGAGTGGCGGGGGGCCCCGCTCGTCCCTCGATCGCGTCCAGCGGGCGTTCACCGACCGTGGGCACGCCGTGCGCACCGTGCGGCAGAACTCGTTCATGGTGACCTGCCCGGTCCACGACGACGGCACCCCTTCGCTGCACGTGACCTGGAGCCGGTCGGCGAACAGCAGCGGGGGAGCAGTCCTGCTGTACTGCCACGGCTGCCCGGCCCGCACCGAGGACATCGTCGAGGCGATCGGGCTGACGATGCCCGACCTGTTCGACGAGCCCCTGCCTGCCGGTGTGCGTGGCTCGATCCGGGTCGGCAAGAGCCCGCAGAGCCGGCGAGCCGCTGGCCGGCGGGGCAAGCTCGGCCCGCTTCCGGCGCCGATCACGCAGACCGCGACGAAGGCGCCGGACGTCGACCACGAGTGGGTCGAGGTCGAGCGGTACCCGTACGTGGACCACCAGGGTCGTCTCATCCAGGAGGTCATCCGGGAGGAGTGCACGGCCGAGGGGGAGCGGCACAAGCAGTTCCGCCAGCTGTTCGTCACGCGCGAGGGCCGACGCGTCAAGCGCAAGCCGGACGAGTTCTACCCGGTGCTCTACCGTGCGCCGCAGGTCGCCGAGGCCGTGCGCGACGGGGCCACGATCTGGCTGGTCGAGGGCGAGAAGGACGTCAAGACCGTTGAGGAGCGCTACGGCGAGATCGCCACCACCAACACCCAAGGCGGGCGCAGCTTCCCCGCCGAGCTCGCCGAGGAGCTGCGCGGCGCCGACGTCGTCGTACCGCTGGACCGCGACCCCACCGGCTGGGCTCGAGGCGTCGACTTGCACACCAAGCTCACCGCGGTCGACGCCCGCGTCCGGCTCATCCTTCCCGCGGTCGACCAGCCGAAGGCCGACGTCACCGACCACGCCGACGCGGGCCTCGGCGTCGATGACTTCATCGACATCTCGATCGCCGAGGTCGTCACCTGGCACGCCCTCGCGAGTGCGCAGAGCGAAATGCGCGCCAAGGCGAAGGCCCTCCGCCTTGCGGTCGCCGAGGCCCTCGCGCAGAAGGAGCTCAGCGAGTCGGGCGACCCCGACAAGGACGCCGACCAGCACCGCCGGTACGCCACGCGCTGGACACTGGAGGCCCAGATCCGGCACGAGGCACTGGTCGAACTGGTGGAGAAGGTCCACACGTACGCCGCTCGGGCCGGAGCCGCGTGGACCGTCGACGCTGTCGAGGAGGCCGACCGGGTCCTGACCGAGTGCGCGCAGGCCGCTCGCCGCTGCCACCGCGACCTCGACGTGAAGATGCCCCAGTTGCTCCTGGAGGACTCCAGTGCAAGCGCCGGCGCGCTCGACGCCCCGCAGGCCGGTGGCGCGACCTCACCGGATGCGTTCCCCGGTCGACCGGGCACCAACTCCACGGCGCCGGCGTTCCGTGTGCTCGACGACCGGATCGTCCAGTGGGAGCCGGACCGCAGCAGCCGGCGCGAGCGTGACGAGGACCAGGAGGACAAGCCGGGGTCGTTCAAGACGCTGCTGTCGATGGTGGTCCGGGTGACCGCGCGCGAGTACCTCGAGGTCGAGGAGGCCCAGGACGTCGAGCACGCCGAGCTGCTCGGGCGTGCCCAGCCTGCTCGCGCTCGGGCCGCCTCGCCGCGGGCGCTCGTTGCGGTCCGGGTCCGGTACACCGAGCCGTCCGGTGAGCTCGTCGAGATCCGCGTGATGGCCGACCAGTGGCGCGACCACTCGTGGCTGGAGTCGCTGCCCGGGCCGCCGGACTACGACCACAAGCGCGCCGGCCTGGACACGCTGCAGCGCGCGATCCTCGCGATCAGCGACGACGTCGTCGACGAGACCCTGCACCGCTCCACGGGGTGGCGCGAGAACCCTGACGGGACCCACCGGTACATCCACGCGCGCGGTGCCATCACCGCGGACGGGCACCAGGAGGCGCCCACCGCGTTCTCCGGGGCGCTGCGGCGCTACGACCTGCCCGACCCCGTGCTCGATCGCGATGCGCTGCGCGAGGCCTGGCTGACGTCGTCGGTGACGATGCTGGACCGGTTGCCGGAGCGGATCTCGGGGCCGCTGCTCGGGCACGTGTTCCGGGCCGCGATCGGGCACAACCCCTGGGTGCTGACGCTCGTGGGCCCGCCCGGGTCGTACAAGACGTCCGTCGCGGCCAAGGCGATGCACCACTTCGGGGAGCGGTGGGAGCACTCCAAGCCGGCGTCGTCCATGAGCGGGAACGGTGACACGTTCAACGCGCTGCGCCTGAAGCTGCACGCGGCGAAGGACGCGCTGCTGTGGATGGACGACTTCGCCCCCACAAAGTCGTGGCTCGAGGCACAGAAGCACCTCGAGGAGACCGCGCGCCTGATCCACAACCAGGAGGAGCGCGAGCGCAACTCCCGCGACGGGCAGGAGAACAAGGCCGGCACGCCACCGCGCGCCAGCGGCCTGTTCACCTCCGAGGTCATGCCCCGTCCTGGGTCTGCGTCCGAGCGCATGCTCGTCGTGCCCCTGGCGCGCGACGACGTGAACACCGACCAGCTGTTCCCCCTGGACGAGCCGCTGTCGCGGCACGGGCGCGCTCTGGTGATGTCGTCCTACATCTCCTGGCTCGCAGCCGACCTCACCGGTCGACGCGCCCACTACGCCCAGATCGCCGACGCCTACGCCGACCAGCTCGTGAAGGACGCCGGGCAGACCGTCCGCCAGGCCAACGCCGTGGCCAGCACCTGGGCGGGTTGGGTCGCGATGACCGACTTCCTGCTCGAGGCGGGCGCCATCACCGCCGAGGAGCGCGAGCAGACCCTGCGGCGTGTGCACGACGGCATGCACGCCGCCTGCCAGGCGGCAATCAACCCCGACATGCCCCGCACCGTCGGCGCGCGCGTGCGCGAGCTCATCGCCTACGCGCTTCGCCAGGGCATCGCCTACGTCGACGACGTGCGCACGGGGGAGTGCCCGCCGTGGCCCCTCGCGAGTCGTCTCGGATGGCGGCGTACCGCGATCTCCGAGGTGTCCGAGTACGACACCCAGCCGGCCCGGTACCGCCTGGACCGCGGCAGCATCCGCCTCGGCTACGTGATGCACGACCCGAGCCCCCGCGAGCGCGGCCGGGTCCTGATGTGCGACTCGACCCAGCTCGAGGCCGTGCTGAAGTCGGCCAGCGCGACGCAGGCCGAGCGTCTGGAGATCGACCGGAACACCGCCTGCCGTGCGCTGCACGAGGAGGGCGTGCTCATCGCCGACACCTCGGAGAACCGGATCCGGCACACCCTCAAGTGCAAGATCTACGCCGAGGGCGACCGGTACGCGCGCATGGTGACACTGCACCTGGACAAGATCATCGGCGAGGACCCCGACGACGTCGAGGACGAGACGTCCGGCGACGAGGGCCCCGACGACGACGGCCCGCAGACCCCTCCCAGCGGCGACGCCCCGACGACGGGCCACATGCTGGAGATCCCCGGGCTGACGACCGACCCACAGCAGGTGGACAGCGACCAGGCCGTGGTGCAGGGTCAGGACGACGCCATCTCCCACCACGCCGGCGACACCACTGATGGGCCTGACCAGCCCAGCGAGGAGCTCTCGATGTCCCCACAGCTCGCCGCCGCCGCGCAGGCGCCGTGCACCGAGTGCGGATACCCCTGCACGACCGTCATCGACGGCGAGCAGATCCACCGCTCGTGCTGGCGCGAGGTCTACGGCGTCGTCGACGACGAGGACCCGGCACCGGCTCCGGCGGGGCCCGCTCCGGCGGGGCCCGCTCCGGCGGCGCCCGCTCCGGCGGCGCCCGCTCCGGCGGCGCCCGCTCCGGCGGCGCCCACTCCGGCGAAGGCGGCACCGGCGAAGGTTGCTCCGACGTCCGCCAAGCCGAAGCCCGCTACCAGCAGCGAGGAGAAGGCGTTCCGTGCCGCCGCCGTCGTGCTCGACGAGGGCAAGGTCTGGGCGAGCAACGGCAAGCAGTACGTGCTCCCGCCCACCGGTCCGCGCCACCTCGGCGACGTCGCCGACATCGGCCCCTGGGCCGGGCTCGGCACGCAGATCACGAAGTACATGACCGCCAGCGGGCAGGTCTGGATCGGCGACGAGGTCGCCCGCGGCCTCGGCATCGACGTCGACGCGATCCGCGCGGCCGCCGACAAGGACAAGGACAAGGTCGCGCATGAGGTCACGAAGGGGATCCCCGCGGTGACCGACGCGCTCGCGGCCGGGTACAGCCTCGGCGGCCGCGACGGCGACAGCCTCGGGCGCTGGACCCGGATCTGGAAGGGCAACGACAAGGCGGTCTGGCTCGTGCTGCTCGCCGCGATGCCCGACGACGGCCTGGCGGTCCCGCTGCTGCAGGGCGAGCCGGACTACGCCCGCCTCGCTCGCCGCATCGGCCTGCTCGCCGGCGCACTCGGCCACCCGTTCCAGCTCTCCGGATCGACCACCGGCCTGGACCTGATGAAGGCGCTGCGGCGCAAGGACCAGGCCGAGTACTTCGCCCCGCACGACCCGGTCCCGCCCGCGCAGCAGGCCAACATCGAGGTCGACCTGTCGTGGTCGCGCAAGCCGACCGACGAGGAGCTCGAGCACGAGTGGATCCACGCCTACGACCGCTCGGGGTCCTACCTCGCCGGCGTCAGCGGGCTCGAGCTCGGCATCGGCACCCCGGTGCACCACCCGGACGGGACGGCGTTCACGCCGCGCGTGCCGGGGTACTGGCGCATCGAGATCCCCGACAGTGGCGACTGGCGCATGCCGAACCCGCTGGACCCCAAGGGCCGCAACGCCGGCAAGGTCCGCTGGGTCACCACCCCCGCGCTGGAGTTCGCAATCGAGCAGGAGTACGACCCCGAGATCCTCGAGGCCTACACCTGGGCCAAGCGAGCCCGCGTCTTCGACCCCTGGTACGAGCGCATCCGCGACGCCCGCACCCAGCTCGACGTCGAGGACGAGGACGCTCAGGTCGCTCGGGACCAGGTCAAGGCGATCTATGCGCCCACCATCGGCATGCTCGGCTCGGATCGGCACATGGCCGGCCGCGAGGGGTACGCCCCCGAGCGCCGGCACATGATCGTGGCCAAGGCGCGCACGAACATCCTGCGCCGCGTCGCCCGCATCGGGCAGGAGACCGGGCGCTGGCCCGTCGCGATCGTGACCGACACCGTCCTGTACACCTCGCCCGACCCGGACCCGGCCGCGGCCTGGCCCGGTGGTGAGCGCTGGTACGGGCGCGACCTCGGCCGGTACAAGCACGAGGGCAGCGTCGAGCTCGCCGCGCACCTGGAGTACCTGACCGGCGACGGGTACAAGGGCAAGGACCAGATCGTCCGCCCCCAACGGGGGAGTGAGTGATGGCCGACGACCTGCGCAGCAAGCTCTTCTCCGCCCTGACCGGGCGCGACGCCGACGTCTCCGGGAAGCCCGGCGGTGACCTGCGCGGGATGCTGCGCGCCGTCGGCGGCACCTCAGCGCGCACCAAGTCCGGGATCGACCTCACCGCCGCAGCCAGCAAGCTCGGCGTCTCGCGCCGCACCGTGGAGCGCTGGGTCAAGGCCTCCCAGACCGGGCAGGGCCAGCGCCCCTCGCCGGCGCACGCCAAGGCTCTGGCGAAGCGGGCGCGTCAGGCCGCGAGCACGAAAGCCGGGCGCAAGGCCGCGATCGCTGCTCGCCGCCAGGCGATCACCTCCCGCGGGGCCCGGCTGTCGATCACCGGAGAGCAGGGACCGCACTCGCGGGACTACATGCGTCCGCGCACCACCCAGCTCGACCTGGACCCCGAGCACGCCGCGGCGATGCTCGACGCCTGGGAGAACGGCGGGGAGAAGGGCTTCATGGGCTGGGCGACCAGCCACTGGGGCCAGGACTACCTGGACGACTGGCGCTTCGGCGACGTCGACGCTGTTGAGGTCGAGCGGCCCTACGGCGGGCAGTGGCGATGAACGCCGCCCGCGGTCCGGCCGCGGCTCACGGCCCGACCTGGACCAAGGCCCGTCTTGAGCGCGTGATGGCGCTGCGGTTCGGGACCGGCGTGCACGGCGGCCCGGACACGGCCGCAGCGGCCGAGGCGATGGGCGTCAGCCGGCGCACCGTGCAGCGCTGGCTGCACGCCCGCCACGGCCGCTCGATCGCCCACATCCCACCTCGCCGCCTGGCCGAGCTCCTGGCCCTGCTGTTGCCGAGCGAGGAGACCCGGCGCAAGGAGGCCCAGCAGGCCCAGTACGCCGAGCGGGCGATCGCCAACCTCGGCCTGCCCAAGCGGATGGGCATCAAGCCGGCGTGGGAGCGCCAGCGCTGGCTCGAGGCGCACCTAGTCGTCGTGCTCGAGGTCGGCGTCGGGTCGTCGAAGATCCGCCAGCTCGCCGTCGGGCGCGCGAGCCTGGCCAAGATGGGCGAGTTCCAGCGCCGCGGCCGCGTCGTCGACCAGACCACGGTCCCCACCCGCTTCCACGCGACGGCGCTGACGCACCGGGTCCTGACCGACCTGGGGCCGTGGCGGTTCCAGGCCGGGCCCGGGCAGGTCCTGCAGGGGTTCACCCAGGCCTGGCTCGCCGACGCCCCCGCCACGCACCTGTCCAGCACCGCGGACGCGCTCCAGCGCGCCCGGTGACGACCGTCGCCCTCCCGTCACAGCACCGCGTCGTCGAGCACCTTCCATGAGTGACTCGACACCCAGGAGGTACACATGCCGCGCACCGGCAACCCCGACTACGTCGTCGACGCCGACCGCGGCTCAGGCAGCACGGCCGCCAAGCGCGCCCGGCTCGTCGACGCCGAGGCGTACTCCGATCGCGTCGGTACCCGTGAGGGCCTGCGCCAGCTCGACGCCATGACCGAGCAGATGCCCGGCCTGAACCGGCTCCAGCGCGACCGTGAGCGGATCATGCCCCGCGGAACGACGGCCGACCTCGGCCACGCCCGCATGGAGCGCAAGCTTCCCGGCGCGGCCGACGTTCGCCAACCGCTCTCGGCCCGCCAGCGCAACGCCCGCAGCAAGGCCCGCCTGGAGACGGCACGCGCGATACCCCTGGCGCAGCTGCGCGCCCAGCGTGACCTGGTCACCCGCCCCGACCGGTGGCAGGCGACCAACGACGCCCTGTCCGAGCAGACCGGCGACGTGCAAGCCCTGCCCGCCGCCGACCAGGAACGGGTCCGCCGCATCGACCGCGCCATCCAGGCCTACGAGCGACGCAACGACCGCGGCCACGTCCTGTACGCGAACGTGCAGATGCCGTTC
It encodes the following:
- a CDS encoding helix-turn-helix domain-containing protein; its protein translation is MADDLRSKLFSALTGRDADVSGKPGGDLRGMLRAVGGTSARTKSGIDLTAAASKLGVSRRTVERWVKASQTGQGQRPSPAHAKALAKRARQAASTKAGRKAAIAARRQAITSRGARLSITGEQGPHSRDYMRPRTTQLDLDPEHAAAMLDAWENGGEKGFMGWATSHWGQDYLDDWRFGDVDAVEVERPYGGQWR
- a CDS encoding helix-turn-helix domain-containing protein, with protein sequence MNAARGPAAAHGPTWTKARLERVMALRFGTGVHGGPDTAAAAEAMGVSRRTVQRWLHARHGRSIAHIPPRRLAELLALLLPSEETRRKEAQQAQYAERAIANLGLPKRMGIKPAWERQRWLEAHLVVVLEVGVGSSKIRQLAVGRASLAKMGEFQRRGRVVDQTTVPTRFHATALTHRVLTDLGPWRFQAGPGQVLQGFTQAWLADAPATHLSSTADALQRAR